AGATCTTGTGGCCGACCGCGTCCAGCATCGCCCGCATGTCGCGGGCGATGAAGTCGAGCGGATCGGCGCCGGGCGCGCTCGGGTCGCGTCCGGCCGCCGCGCCGGCCCGCGCCACACGCTCCGCGCCGGCGTAGACGTTGAAGCCGCCGTCGCGCACGAATCCGGCGAGCGTCATGCCCGCCTCCTCGGCGAGGCGGACGGCGAGGCTCGAAGGCGCCGAGACCGCCGCGACGATCGGGATGCCGGCGACGAGCGCCTTCTGCACGATCTCGAAGCTGGCGCGGCCGCTGACCAGCAGGATCGGCGTCGGCGGCGCGTCCGTCGCGCGCAGCCGCCACCCGAGCGCCTTGTCGACCGCGTTGTGCCGACCGACGTCCTCGCGGACCGCCGCGGACGCGCCGTCGGCGCCGCAGAGCGCCGCCGCGTGCAGGCCGCCGGTCTCGCGAAAGACGGCCTGGCGCTCGGCGAGACGCGCGGGGAGCGCGGTCAGGACCGCGGCGTCCACCGTCGGGCCGGAGGCGAGCCGCGGGCGCCGGTGCAGGACGGCTGCGACCGAGCCCGCGCCGCAGAGGCCGCAGCTCGCCGCCACGAGCGTCTGGGTGCGGGCGAGGCGCGTCCGGAGATCCTCGACCGCATGCCCGAGGCGAACGTCGACGAGGTTGGCGAGCTCGGGCTCCTCGGGATGACGCCGGAAGACGATCTGCTCCACTTCGTCGGCGGTCGTGATCACGCCCTCGCTCGCGAGCATCCCGAGCACGAGGTCCGCGTCATGCCCCGGCGTCCGCATCGTCACGAGCCAGCGCCAGCCGTTCAAATGGATCTCGAGCGGCTCCTCGACGGCGAGCAGGTCGCGGAGCGCGCTGGCCCCGCCGCCCGCGTCGATACGCGTCACTTCGGCGGCAGTGGTCGCCTCGCTCGCCGTCTCGCGGGCGATGATCGGCCCGGACATCGCGCCACGATAGCAACGTCCCCCGCGCGCCGCCAAGCGCGGGAGCGCCGCGGACGCCTCACCCCGCGTGGTCCCGACGCGCGCGCCAGCGGGCGGCGGCCGCCGCGAACTCCTCCGGCGTGTTCACGGCGCGAAAGCTCTCCCCCTCCGGATCGAGCGGGCGGAGCACGGCGGCCGGGACGCGCCGCGCCCCGGGACGCCCCGCGAGGACGTGCGCGCGCCGCTCCCCCGCCGCCACGAGATCGGCGACCGCCGGCGCGAGCGCCGTCCGGTACAGCGCGACGAGCGGCTGCGGACGATCGTCCCATTCGGGCACGACGGCGTCGCACCCCGGGGCGCGCGCCGCGAGGAGCCGCTCGATGACGGCCCCGCGCACGAGCGGCGCGTCGCACCCGAGCACGAGTGCCCACGGCGCGCGCGCCGCGGCGAGGCCGAGCGCGAGGGCGGCAAGGGGCCCCTGGCCCGGCAGGAGGTCGCGCACGACGCGCGGCGCGGCCGGCATGGCGAGCACGGGCAGAACTTGGTCGGGCGCCGCGACCAGGACGATCTCGTCCGTCCATCGCCGGACGCCGTCCACCATGTGCG
Above is a window of Deltaproteobacteria bacterium DNA encoding:
- the fdhD gene encoding formate dehydrogenase accessory sulfurtransferase FdhD, producing the protein MSGPIIARETASEATTAAEVTRIDAGGGASALRDLLAVEEPLEIHLNGWRWLVTMRTPGHDADLVLGMLASEGVITTADEVEQIVFRRHPEEPELANLVDVRLGHAVEDLRTRLARTQTLVAASCGLCGAGSVAAVLHRRPRLASGPTVDAAVLTALPARLAERQAVFRETGGLHAAALCGADGASAAVREDVGRHNAVDKALGWRLRATDAPPTPILLVSGRASFEIVQKALVAGIPIVAAVSAPSSLAVRLAEEAGMTLAGFVRDGGFNVYAGAERVARAGAAAGRDPSAPGADPLDFIARDMRAMLDAVGHKISLADWRSLSRAERTRLVALVAADGREEFAAYLVARVTARTGAPPRRLGPAPERA
- a CDS encoding molybdenum cofactor guanylyltransferase, yielding MPFDDLAAILLVGGRSSRMGRPKAWLDLDGRPLLAHMVDGVRRWTDEIVLVAAPDQVLPVLAMPAAPRVVRDLLPGQGPLAALALGLAAARAPWALVLGCDAPLVRGAVIERLLAARAPGCDAVVPEWDDRPQPLVALYRTALAPAVADLVAAGERRAHVLAGRPGARRVPAAVLRPLDPEGESFRAVNTPEEFAAAAARWRARRDHAG